From Pseudonocardia autotrophica, one genomic window encodes:
- a CDS encoding alanine racemase, with the protein MDPYPVGAATRPGPENGPERPAGPVDVGSPTAPPAAAAGLDRADAVRLAAEYGWPIYVADVGRLRSNIVRMYREFSRTLRDFEIGYSFKTNYLARFIQVARELGLTAEVVSELEFDYARDLGFSGTQILVNGPVKSGIFMQRALEQGARVNIDSVDELITLDELGRAGRSPVDVGLRVSYGFHGRSRFGIDLEDPDICRAVRQVLDAGHIRVAGAHVHTPGRRSPASFQLRLRCVAAAMERVGIVRPDYLDVGGGFMGTIPTDLAQQLAEPQASYQEYAEALGETMSGLFGEDQPRLIVEPGTGLLADTMTLYAPVTSVKRSAAGSTVAIVDASLHDIKPLRGTIDPSVRVLGRDATRGGTDLRTESVQLAGNTCMEIDVLHTGLETTGERIAAGDVLEFRNVGAYTVSLRPSFIAPTPAVLESPRRDEPARVLRPRGTSVDLGRAYGLRP; encoded by the coding sequence GTGGACCCGTACCCGGTCGGCGCCGCGACCCGACCGGGACCCGAAAACGGACCGGAGCGTCCGGCCGGGCCGGTCGACGTCGGTTCACCGACGGCACCACCCGCGGCTGCCGCGGGGCTCGACCGCGCCGACGCCGTCCGGCTCGCCGCCGAGTACGGCTGGCCGATCTACGTCGCCGACGTCGGCCGTCTTCGCTCGAACATCGTGCGGATGTACCGGGAGTTCTCCCGAACCCTCCGGGACTTCGAGATCGGCTACTCGTTCAAGACCAACTATCTCGCCAGGTTCATCCAGGTCGCACGCGAGCTCGGGCTGACCGCCGAGGTGGTGTCGGAGCTGGAGTTCGACTATGCACGGGACCTCGGGTTCAGCGGCACGCAGATCCTCGTCAACGGTCCCGTCAAGAGCGGGATCTTCATGCAGCGTGCCCTCGAACAGGGGGCACGGGTCAACATCGACTCGGTCGATGAGCTGATCACACTCGACGAACTCGGGCGCGCGGGGCGTTCACCGGTCGACGTCGGCCTCCGGGTCTCGTACGGGTTCCACGGGCGCTCCCGGTTCGGGATCGACCTGGAGGATCCGGACATCTGCCGCGCTGTCCGCCAGGTGCTCGACGCGGGTCACATCCGCGTTGCCGGGGCACATGTGCACACCCCCGGGCGCCGCTCACCAGCAAGCTTCCAGCTCCGCTTGCGATGCGTCGCGGCAGCGATGGAGCGCGTGGGCATCGTCCGCCCCGACTACCTCGACGTCGGCGGCGGCTTCATGGGGACCATTCCTACCGACCTCGCCCAGCAGCTTGCCGAGCCGCAGGCGTCGTACCAGGAGTACGCGGAGGCGCTGGGCGAGACGATGAGTGGACTGTTCGGCGAGGATCAACCCCGTCTCATCGTCGAGCCCGGAACGGGCCTACTGGCCGACACGATGACCCTCTACGCACCGGTGACCTCCGTCAAACGTTCCGCTGCGGGCAGCACGGTGGCGATCGTGGACGCCTCGCTGCACGACATCAAGCCGCTGCGGGGCACGATCGATCCGTCGGTCCGGGTACTCGGCCGGGACGCGACGCGCGGCGGAACGGACCTCCGCACCGAGAGCGTCCAGCTGGCAGGCAACACCTGCATGGAGATCGACGTCCTGCACACCGGACTGGAGACGACCGGAGAACGGATCGCCGCGGGAGACGTGCTCGAGTTCCGCAATGTTGGGGCCTACACCGTCTCCCTCCGGCCTTCCTTCATCGCTCCCACCCCGGCCGTGCTGGAGAGTCCTCGGCGCGACGAGCCCGCTCGCGTGCTCCGCCCCCGCGGGACGTCCGTGGATCTCGGCCGCGCGTATGGACTCCGGCCATGA
- a CDS encoding ATP-grasp domain-containing protein yields MRILLSTIGQRGYIARYFRAELPPHGSVIGTGNTEHTPGFRSCDSALVVPDITDPDYPDRVLKIVESERVDAMLTLSDTDLGRISSFRSDVEALGAAAFFPDQRQAEISLDKLKTHDFLVESGFRTPATTDDPAEALRWGPPLIVKPRSGSASLDTFLARTTEEIRFFMGYRADMIAQEFVDGAEYNVEVCGDLAGRPIRACVWRKHESRRGETALAETVDSDEALTTGLELAGRLGIPGPIDIDLILAEGRPAVLEVNARFGGGYPTSHMAGANFVRAIVDLTGGSTVEADFGYERGVVMMKELHPFAHRVGS; encoded by the coding sequence ATGAGGATCTTGCTCTCGACGATCGGTCAGCGGGGATACATCGCGCGGTACTTCCGCGCTGAGCTGCCTCCGCACGGGAGTGTGATCGGCACGGGCAACACCGAGCACACGCCCGGATTCCGGTCGTGCGACAGCGCCCTCGTCGTTCCCGACATCACCGATCCCGACTACCCGGACCGGGTCCTGAAGATCGTCGAGTCGGAGCGCGTGGACGCGATGCTCACGCTCTCCGACACCGATCTCGGTCGCATCTCGTCGTTCCGATCGGATGTCGAGGCGTTGGGAGCGGCGGCCTTCTTCCCGGATCAGCGGCAGGCCGAGATCTCCCTCGACAAGCTGAAGACCCACGACTTTCTCGTCGAGTCGGGATTCCGGACCCCGGCGACCACCGACGATCCCGCGGAGGCGTTGCGCTGGGGTCCTCCGTTGATCGTGAAGCCACGGTCGGGCTCTGCAAGCCTCGATACCTTCCTCGCCCGCACCACCGAGGAGATCCGCTTCTTCATGGGCTACCGCGCGGACATGATCGCGCAGGAGTTCGTCGACGGCGCCGAGTACAACGTCGAGGTGTGTGGCGACCTGGCCGGCCGTCCGATCCGCGCGTGCGTGTGGCGGAAGCACGAGTCCAGGAGGGGGGAGACAGCTCTGGCGGAGACCGTCGACAGCGACGAGGCGTTGACCACCGGACTCGAACTGGCCGGTCGGCTCGGTATCCCGGGGCCGATCGACATCGACCTGATCCTCGCGGAAGGGCGCCCAGCGGTGCTGGAGGTCAACGCCCGTTTCGGGGGCGGCTACCCGACGTCACACATGGCGGGCGCGAACTTCGTCCGTGCAATCGTCGACCTGACTGGAGGCAGCACCGTCGAAGCCGACTTCGGCTACGAGCGGGGCGTCGTGATGATGAAGGAGCTGCACCCGTTCGCCCATCGGGTCGGCTCATAG
- a CDS encoding NAD(P)H-dependent oxidoreductase, producing MLILDTALAKRAAENRPIRVGLVGAGFMGRGLVNQIVNSTPGMDVVAIANRTVPTAARAYTEAGLEPVEVSGTAEVEAAIAKGTPAVLGDAFALLAAENIDVLVDVTGAVEFGARVTVAAIERGLPVVTMNAELDGTVGPLLAEKARQAGVVLTGADGDQPGVQANLLRFVKGIGITPLVAGNIKGLQDEYRNPTTQKGFAEKWGQDPYMVTSFADGTKVSFEQAIVANAFGFTVGKRGMYGRDHAGHVDELTGVYDVEELRELGGVVDYVVGAKPGPGIYVLGTHDDPKQQHYLNLYKLGEGPLYSFYTPYHLCHFEVPNTIVRAVDFADAALTPPGAQRVDVVATAKRDLKAGHTLDGLGGYDSYGVAEASPVTRSERLLPMGVAEGGVLTRDVAKDEVLTYDDVTLPPGRLIDVLREEQVKLFS from the coding sequence ATGCTGATCCTGGACACCGCCCTCGCCAAGCGCGCGGCGGAGAACCGCCCGATCCGGGTCGGCCTGGTCGGTGCCGGCTTCATGGGCCGCGGCCTGGTCAACCAGATCGTCAACTCGACGCCCGGGATGGACGTCGTCGCGATCGCCAACCGGACCGTGCCGACCGCCGCCCGCGCCTACACCGAGGCCGGGCTCGAGCCGGTCGAGGTCTCCGGCACCGCCGAGGTCGAGGCCGCCATCGCCAAGGGCACCCCGGCCGTGCTCGGCGACGCGTTCGCACTGCTCGCCGCCGAGAACATCGACGTGCTCGTCGACGTCACCGGCGCCGTCGAGTTCGGCGCCCGGGTCACCGTCGCCGCGATCGAGCGCGGCCTGCCGGTCGTCACCATGAACGCCGAGCTCGACGGCACCGTCGGTCCGCTGCTCGCCGAGAAGGCGCGGCAGGCCGGCGTCGTGCTGACCGGGGCGGACGGCGACCAGCCGGGCGTCCAGGCGAACCTGCTGCGCTTCGTCAAGGGCATCGGGATCACGCCGCTGGTCGCGGGCAACATCAAGGGCCTGCAGGACGAGTACCGCAACCCGACCACACAGAAGGGGTTCGCCGAGAAGTGGGGGCAGGACCCCTACATGGTCACCAGCTTCGCCGACGGCACCAAGGTGTCGTTCGAGCAGGCGATCGTGGCGAACGCGTTCGGCTTCACCGTCGGCAAGCGCGGGATGTACGGCCGTGACCACGCCGGCCACGTCGACGAGCTGACGGGCGTCTACGACGTCGAGGAGCTGCGCGAGCTGGGCGGCGTCGTCGACTACGTGGTCGGCGCGAAGCCCGGCCCCGGCATCTACGTGCTCGGCACCCACGACGACCCGAAGCAGCAGCACTACCTGAACCTGTACAAGCTCGGCGAGGGCCCGCTGTACAGCTTCTACACCCCGTACCACCTGTGCCACTTCGAGGTCCCGAACACCATCGTGCGGGCCGTCGACTTCGCCGACGCCGCGCTGACCCCGCCGGGGGCGCAGCGGGTCGACGTCGTCGCCACCGCCAAGCGGGACCTGAAGGCCGGGCACACCCTGGACGGGCTGGGCGGCTACGACAGCTACGGCGTCGCCGAGGCGTCGCCGGTGACCCGGTCGGAGCGGCTGCTGCCGATGGGGGTCGCCGAGGGCGGGGTGCTCACCCGGGACGTCGCGAAGGACGAGGTGCTCACCTACGACGACGTGACGCTGCCGCCGGGGCGGCTGATCGACGTGCTGCGGGAGGAGCAGGTAAAGCTGTTCTCCTGA
- the rfbC gene encoding dTDP-4-dehydrorhamnose 3,5-epimerase translates to MDIHPTPLAGSALIDLKRLTDDRGFFARAFCEQEFVDAGLDPTISQCNLSYNHEAGTLRGFHYQLEPNAEVKVIRCVRGAIYDVIVDLRPDSDTYLQWFGAELSQDNYRAMYVPRNFAHAYLTLTPDATTIYQVSTPYTPGAERGLRWNDPALDVDWPVEIAHISDKDANWPLLADNADFPAVTSGAR, encoded by the coding sequence ATGGACATCCACCCGACCCCGCTCGCCGGATCGGCGCTGATCGACCTCAAGCGGCTCACCGACGACCGCGGCTTCTTCGCCCGCGCGTTCTGTGAGCAGGAGTTCGTCGACGCCGGGCTGGACCCGACGATCAGCCAGTGCAACCTCTCGTACAACCACGAGGCGGGCACCCTGCGCGGCTTCCACTACCAGCTGGAGCCGAACGCGGAGGTCAAGGTCATCCGCTGCGTCCGCGGCGCGATCTACGACGTGATCGTCGACCTGCGGCCGGACTCGGACACCTACCTGCAGTGGTTCGGTGCGGAGCTGTCCCAGGACAACTACCGGGCCATGTACGTGCCGAGGAACTTCGCGCACGCCTACCTGACCCTCACCCCGGACGCGACGACGATCTACCAGGTCTCCACCCCCTACACCCCGGGTGCCGAGCGTGGCCTGCGCTGGAACGACCCGGCGCTGGACGTCGACTGGCCGGTCGAGATCGCGCACATCTCGGACAAGGACGCGAACTGGCCGCTGCTGGCCGACAACGCCGACTTCCCGGCCGTGACGAGCGGGGCCCGCTGA
- a CDS encoding ABC1 kinase family protein yields METLLTALSALLGVWVLGNLVSRPLRMDFSLTRRLAAGAVAFTSTIPIVEQITPPPLIGTTEPFPLLWYLVLGTLLAVLLAMVLLVLAEVMVPSGSLPGPVALVRSLPRRVRRTRRYAAIVRVLLRHGLAAYVFTRQRPDLDTADGRARLARSVRAALEDAGVSFVKLGQILATRPDLLPAEFVDELTHLQARARPVPWPEIETVLAAEWGPEPVLTSIDPEPLAAASIAQVHTGLLPDGSEVVVKVQRPGIAAVVADDLDILDRLAHRLQRRTLWGARLGAVALADGFAASLREELDFTVELRNVTTMAAAAAARGADTIVRTPVPHPAHSTGRVLVLERVHGRPVSAAAGDEPLAAALLDALLGQIVVDGVFHADPHPGNILRTTGPVPLVMLDLGSVGRLDAGLRSGLVRLLLAVDTGDPVPVCDALLELAQAPPTLDERALVRDVGRFLVRITAPGVPTDARALGDLVRIVTEHGITVPPELAAVFRAIGTLDGTLTALDPGFDLIAGARRFAAERMRAELEPEALLRRAGAELSTLLPLLRALPRRVDRVLGALDDGTLAVQVRPQPGELARPASEAMGQVVATALAATTGLMAVVLLAAPGGAEVGPGLTVHALLGYLLLMVSAILALRSLVRSYRT; encoded by the coding sequence GTGGAAACGCTGCTCACGGCGCTGTCGGCGCTGCTCGGGGTCTGGGTGCTCGGCAATCTGGTCAGTCGTCCGTTGCGGATGGACTTCTCACTCACCCGCCGCCTCGCCGCGGGTGCCGTCGCGTTCACCAGCACCATCCCGATCGTCGAGCAGATCACCCCGCCGCCGCTGATCGGGACGACCGAGCCGTTCCCGCTGCTCTGGTACCTCGTGCTCGGCACGCTGCTCGCGGTGCTGCTGGCGATGGTGCTGCTGGTACTCGCCGAGGTGATGGTGCCCAGCGGGTCGCTGCCCGGGCCGGTCGCGCTCGTCCGCAGCCTTCCGCGCCGGGTGCGCCGCACCCGCCGGTACGCGGCGATCGTCCGGGTGCTGCTGCGGCACGGACTGGCCGCCTACGTGTTCACCCGGCAGCGGCCCGATCTCGACACCGCCGACGGCCGCGCCCGGCTCGCCCGGTCGGTACGCGCCGCGCTGGAGGACGCCGGGGTCTCCTTCGTCAAGCTCGGCCAGATCCTCGCCACCCGCCCCGACCTGCTCCCGGCCGAGTTCGTCGACGAGCTCACCCACCTGCAGGCCCGGGCCCGCCCGGTGCCGTGGCCGGAGATCGAGACGGTGCTGGCCGCCGAGTGGGGGCCGGAGCCGGTGCTCACCTCGATCGATCCCGAGCCGCTGGCCGCCGCGTCGATCGCGCAGGTGCACACCGGCCTGCTGCCCGACGGTTCCGAGGTCGTGGTCAAGGTGCAGCGGCCGGGGATCGCCGCCGTCGTCGCCGACGACCTGGACATCCTGGACCGGCTCGCGCACCGCCTGCAGCGCCGGACCCTCTGGGGCGCGCGGCTCGGTGCCGTCGCACTGGCGGACGGGTTCGCCGCGTCACTCCGCGAGGAGCTGGACTTCACCGTCGAGCTGCGCAACGTCACCACGATGGCCGCCGCGGCCGCCGCCCGCGGCGCCGACACGATCGTCCGGACCCCGGTGCCGCATCCCGCGCACAGCACGGGCCGGGTGCTCGTCCTGGAACGCGTGCACGGCCGGCCGGTGTCGGCGGCCGCCGGCGACGAGCCGCTCGCGGCCGCACTGCTGGACGCGCTGCTCGGGCAGATCGTGGTCGACGGGGTGTTCCACGCCGACCCGCATCCGGGCAACATCCTGCGGACCACCGGCCCGGTGCCGCTGGTGATGCTCGATCTCGGATCCGTCGGCCGGCTCGACGCCGGGCTGCGCAGCGGGCTGGTCCGCCTGCTGCTGGCCGTCGACACCGGTGACCCGGTCCCGGTCTGCGACGCGCTGCTCGAGCTGGCGCAGGCACCCCCGACCCTGGACGAGCGTGCACTGGTCCGCGACGTCGGCCGGTTCCTGGTCCGGATCACCGCACCCGGCGTGCCCACCGACGCCCGTGCACTCGGCGATCTCGTCCGGATCGTCACCGAGCACGGCATCACCGTCCCGCCCGAGCTGGCCGCGGTGTTCCGTGCGATCGGCACCCTGGACGGCACCCTCACCGCGCTCGATCCCGGCTTCGACCTGATCGCCGGCGCCCGCCGGTTCGCGGCCGAGCGGATGCGTGCCGAGCTGGAGCCCGAGGCGTTGCTGCGCCGCGCCGGGGCCGAGCTCAGCACCCTGCTGCCGCTGCTGCGGGCGCTGCCGAGGCGGGTCGACCGGGTGCTCGGGGCGCTCGACGACGGCACCCTCGCGGTGCAGGTCCGCCCACAGCCGGGGGAGCTGGCGCGGCCGGCGTCGGAGGCGATGGGGCAGGTCGTGGCGACCGCGCTCGCCGCGACGACCGGCCTGATGGCCGTCGTGCTGCTGGCCGCGCCGGGTGGTGCGGAGGTGGGGCCGGGGCTGACCGTGCACGCGCTGCTCGGTTATCTGCTGCTGATGGTGTCGGCGATCCTGGCGCTGCGGAGCCTGGTGCGGTCCTACCGGACCTGA
- a CDS encoding TetR/AcrR family transcriptional regulator, which yields MTIDARTGRRRPGPAPRVSREAIADAALAIGFDRLTVTAVGERLGVSHGALYRHVTDRDDVVRAAAERLVERHPPPPAAQHWPETLVAAAVAYWDLLRSTPGLVEALLASPAAREPLHVHGTALTRALLAHGLPAETAVLAADSVLDLAQDSARTAARLDDADPDRIRRRISARLTRDDDEPAREVIIGALLGEPGDWFRRKLDVVVRGVETLVGP from the coding sequence ATGACGATCGACGCCCGCACCGGACGCCGCCGCCCTGGCCCCGCGCCCCGGGTGAGCCGGGAGGCGATCGCCGACGCCGCACTCGCGATCGGGTTCGACCGGCTCACCGTGACCGCGGTCGGTGAGCGGCTGGGCGTCTCGCACGGGGCGCTCTACCGGCACGTCACCGACCGGGACGACGTCGTGCGGGCCGCCGCCGAGCGGCTCGTCGAGCGGCACCCGCCGCCGCCTGCGGCTCAGCACTGGCCGGAGACGCTCGTCGCTGCCGCCGTGGCCTACTGGGACCTGCTGCGCAGCACTCCCGGCCTGGTCGAGGCACTGCTGGCCAGCCCGGCCGCCCGGGAACCGCTGCACGTGCACGGCACCGCGCTGACCAGGGCGCTGCTGGCGCACGGGCTCCCGGCGGAGACCGCGGTGCTGGCCGCGGACAGCGTGCTCGACCTCGCACAGGACTCGGCGCGCACCGCGGCCCGGCTGGACGACGCTGATCCGGACCGGATCCGGCGGCGGATCAGTGCCCGGCTGACCCGGGACGACGACGAACCGGCCCGTGAGGTGATCATCGGCGCCCTGCTGGGGGAGCCGGGGGACTGGTTCCGGCGCAAGCTCGACGTCGTCGTGCGGGGGGTGGAGACCCTGGTCGGACCGTGA
- a CDS encoding ABC transporter substrate-binding protein: MLRTLIPAVLAVALVTGCSTAASTPAEPAADGAFPVTLTHRLGETVIPREPVRVVALGLADVDVTTALGVTPVAIASSPYSADGIWPWAAGTVDAGRTELLDTTSGDGLSLEKVAALEPDLILAHSFAGIDELYPRLAAIAPTVADTHGVLADSWQDEARSIGAALGRSDRADRLVADVEDTLAAARAAHPGLDGAAFVVGWAREPGSVAVTGRPDDITADLFATLGMHLDDAVAALPRQSGSARGAGAATLSFEQLDLLDTDLLLLAASSEELSGQVTGSQLFARLAVARDGRYQVVDLATVSALRLPTAGNIPWLLDRLDPVFGKVDRT, encoded by the coding sequence GTGCTCAGAACCCTCATCCCCGCGGTGCTCGCGGTCGCCCTGGTCACGGGCTGTTCCACGGCGGCGTCCACACCGGCGGAACCGGCCGCGGACGGCGCCTTCCCCGTCACACTGACCCACCGGCTCGGCGAGACCGTCATCCCGCGGGAGCCGGTCCGGGTCGTCGCACTGGGCCTCGCGGACGTCGACGTGACCACCGCGCTCGGCGTCACGCCGGTGGCGATCGCCAGCTCGCCGTACTCGGCGGACGGGATCTGGCCGTGGGCGGCCGGGACGGTTGACGCCGGGCGGACGGAGCTGCTGGACACGACCTCCGGGGACGGGCTGAGCCTGGAGAAGGTCGCCGCGCTGGAGCCCGATCTGATCCTGGCCCACTCGTTCGCCGGGATCGACGAGCTCTACCCGCGGCTCGCCGCGATCGCGCCGACCGTCGCCGACACGCACGGCGTACTCGCGGACAGCTGGCAGGACGAAGCGCGCTCGATCGGCGCCGCGCTCGGCCGGTCCGATCGGGCCGACCGGCTGGTCGCCGACGTGGAGGACACCCTGGCGGCTGCCCGGGCCGCGCATCCCGGGCTGGACGGTGCCGCGTTCGTCGTCGGCTGGGCCCGCGAGCCCGGTTCGGTCGCCGTCACCGGGCGCCCGGACGACATCACCGCCGACCTGTTCGCCACGCTCGGCATGCACCTCGACGACGCCGTCGCCGCCCTGCCCCGGCAGAGCGGCTCGGCCCGCGGCGCCGGGGCGGCAACCCTGTCGTTCGAGCAGCTCGACCTGCTCGACACCGACCTGCTCCTGCTGGCGGCGAGCTCCGAGGAGCTGTCCGGCCAGGTCACCGGCAGCCAGCTGTTCGCACGGCTCGCGGTCGCCCGCGACGGCCGCTACCAGGTCGTCGATCTCGCGACGGTCAGCGCGCTACGGCTGCCGACCGCAGGAAACATCCCATGGCTGCTCGACCGGCTCGACCCGGTGTTCGGAAAGGTGGATCGCACATGA
- a CDS encoding siderophore-interacting protein has protein sequence MTGVHEELRRRNRAGARLRLWEAHLIRTAPVTPGCLRVTLGGSGLAPFADGALPADAIKLALPAEPGDDPVVRGTFPNLEFDGPRPAFRPYTVRRFDPVSTELDLDVVLHGDGPGARWARTAVPGQPVRFTGPRSEFWACPDVDAHLLVGDATAAPGAVAILESLPGADARALLQVDGPAERCSDDPRIVWLHDDPVVALRDLALPGGRVQAWVAGEAAMVRDVRRHLLRERGLDRSDLHASGYWRRGMTVTETDAGRMAAFTAASGTARAYDDHHDVDLAEV, from the coding sequence ATGACCGGCGTGCACGAGGAACTGCGCAGGCGCAATCGGGCCGGGGCCCGGCTGCGGCTGTGGGAGGCGCACCTGATCCGGACGGCGCCGGTCACCCCGGGCTGCCTGCGGGTGACCCTCGGTGGGAGCGGGCTGGCCCCCTTCGCCGACGGCGCGCTGCCCGCCGACGCGATCAAGCTCGCACTGCCCGCCGAGCCCGGCGACGATCCGGTCGTCCGCGGGACGTTCCCGAACCTGGAGTTCGACGGGCCGCGGCCGGCGTTCCGGCCGTACACGGTGCGCCGCTTCGATCCGGTGTCGACCGAGCTGGATCTCGACGTCGTCCTGCACGGGGACGGGCCGGGGGCACGCTGGGCCCGCACCGCGGTGCCCGGACAGCCGGTCCGGTTCACCGGGCCGCGCTCGGAGTTCTGGGCCTGCCCGGACGTCGACGCCCACCTGCTGGTGGGGGACGCGACCGCGGCCCCCGGCGCCGTCGCGATCCTGGAGTCGCTGCCCGGCGCCGATGCCCGCGCCCTGCTGCAGGTCGACGGCCCCGCCGAGCGGTGCTCCGACGACCCGCGGATCGTCTGGCTCCACGACGACCCGGTGGTAGCGCTGCGTGATCTCGCACTCCCCGGCGGACGGGTGCAGGCCTGGGTGGCCGGTGAGGCGGCGATGGTGCGCGACGTCCGGCGGCACCTGCTGCGCGAGCGCGGCCTGGACCGCTCGGACCTGCACGCGAGCGGCTACTGGCGGCGCGGGATGACCGTCACCGAGACCGACGCCGGCCGGATGGCGGCCTTCACCGCGGCGAGCGGCACCGCGCGGGCGTACGACGACCACCACGACGTCGACCTGGCCGAGGTGTGA
- a CDS encoding DUF5753 domain-containing protein, translated as MVDESPTRSRLRSELIRVRDLAGISARGMARTLGLNRGVVQRFDTGRGMLPLDRIEAWLDVCAVVGADRDRILGIAERATGETRPWRDLLERVGHLQADGRERESEAVAVVSFQPTVWPGLLQTPEYARLVLSAGHTTDVDGAVAARIARQQVLFEGATRFSWVLTEHVLRADLGRPDVLAAQLDRARSLARLDTVSIAVLPDSVPLLPWHNFLIWTPAEGDPYVTAELVHGSQEVHGREDVAEYRALWEKLERHARPFV; from the coding sequence GTGGTCGACGAGAGCCCGACCCGTAGCCGGCTCCGCAGTGAGCTGATCCGGGTCCGCGACCTGGCCGGCATCTCGGCGCGCGGGATGGCGCGAACCCTCGGCCTGAACCGCGGCGTCGTACAGCGGTTCGACACCGGCCGCGGGATGCTCCCGCTGGACCGGATCGAGGCATGGCTCGACGTCTGCGCGGTCGTCGGCGCGGACCGGGATCGCATCCTCGGCATCGCCGAGCGCGCCACCGGCGAGACACGGCCGTGGCGCGACCTGCTGGAGCGGGTCGGGCACCTGCAGGCCGACGGCCGGGAGCGGGAGTCCGAGGCCGTCGCCGTCGTGTCGTTCCAGCCCACCGTGTGGCCCGGGCTGCTGCAGACCCCGGAGTACGCGCGGCTCGTGCTGTCCGCAGGGCACACCACCGATGTCGACGGTGCTGTCGCCGCCCGGATCGCCCGCCAGCAGGTCCTCTTCGAAGGGGCGACCCGGTTCAGCTGGGTGCTGACCGAGCACGTCCTTCGTGCCGACCTCGGACGGCCGGACGTGCTGGCCGCACAGCTCGACCGGGCCCGGTCGCTTGCCCGGCTCGACACCGTCTCGATCGCCGTGCTGCCGGACTCGGTGCCACTGCTGCCCTGGCACAACTTCCTGATCTGGACGCCGGCGGAGGGCGATCCGTACGTCACCGCCGAGCTGGTGCACGGATCGCAGGAGGTGCACGGCCGGGAGGACGTCGCCGAGTACCGGGCGCTGTGGGAGAAGCTGGAACGGCACGCGCGGCCGTTCGTCTGA
- a CDS encoding glucose-1-phosphate cytidylyltransferase, protein MNPETPVVILCGGKGTRIREASESLPKAMVEIGGRPIVWHIMKIYREAGYRRFILCLGYKSWAIKEYFLDYRARSADFTLSMSEKHQIDFHNGVDEDWEITFAETGLEAATGSRIRKIAQYVDTDSFFLTYGDGVATVDINALAKEHEESGRIGTVTGVHPTSKFGEMHVDGNQVVEFNEKPTQVTGFVSGGFFAFKREFLDTYLGEQGDDDVWLEHEPLQRLARDGQLGVHQHEDFWCAMDTFKDYEFLNGLWSKGEAPWKTWA, encoded by the coding sequence ATGAACCCCGAGACCCCCGTCGTCATCCTCTGCGGAGGCAAGGGCACCCGCATCCGGGAGGCCAGCGAGAGCCTCCCGAAGGCGATGGTCGAGATCGGCGGTCGTCCGATCGTCTGGCACATCATGAAGATCTACCGGGAGGCCGGTTACCGCCGCTTCATCCTGTGCCTGGGTTACAAGAGCTGGGCGATCAAGGAGTACTTCCTCGACTACCGCGCCCGCTCCGCGGACTTCACGCTCTCCATGTCCGAGAAGCACCAGATCGACTTCCACAACGGCGTCGACGAGGACTGGGAGATCACCTTCGCCGAGACCGGCCTGGAGGCCGCCACCGGCTCCCGGATCCGGAAGATCGCGCAGTACGTCGACACCGACAGCTTCTTCCTGACCTACGGCGACGGTGTCGCCACCGTCGACATCAACGCCCTGGCCAAGGAGCACGAGGAGTCCGGCCGGATCGGCACCGTCACCGGCGTGCACCCGACCTCGAAGTTCGGCGAGATGCACGTCGACGGCAACCAGGTCGTCGAGTTCAACGAGAAGCCCACCCAGGTGACCGGCTTCGTCTCCGGCGGCTTCTTCGCCTTCAAGCGCGAGTTCCTCGACACCTACCTCGGTGAGCAGGGCGACGACGACGTGTGGCTCGAGCACGAGCCGCTGCAGCGGCTCGCCCGCGACGGCCAGCTCGGCGTGCACCAGCACGAGGACTTCTGGTGCGCGATGGACACCTTCAAGGACTACGAGTTCCTCAACGGCCTGTGGTCGAAGGGCGAGGCGCCCTGGAAGACCTGGGCCTGA